Proteins encoded within one genomic window of Granulicella pectinivorans:
- a CDS encoding phosphoadenylyl-sulfate reductase yields MSVVDAVDFEGLTAEQVVAQIVTDADGGAVCLTSSFQTEDMVVLHMLRVALPGVPVIFLETGYHFPELIAYRDRMVEEWNLNLINALPATTVPEFEGQYGKLHIVQPTECCKIRKVEPLMRSLEPFDWWFTGLRREQSPTRAGLKKVEEHTTPTGKTMKKISILADWTMARVDAYAVEHGIPRLELYDRGYTSIGCEPCTAIPAAGADPRSGRWGGNKLECGIHTFSEKLA; encoded by the coding sequence ATGAGCGTTGTGGATGCAGTTGATTTTGAAGGGCTTACGGCTGAGCAGGTTGTCGCGCAGATTGTCACCGATGCGGACGGCGGTGCGGTTTGTTTGACGTCCAGCTTCCAGACCGAGGACATGGTCGTGCTGCATATGCTGCGGGTTGCCCTGCCTGGGGTTCCGGTGATCTTTCTGGAGACGGGCTATCACTTTCCGGAGCTGATCGCTTACCGGGACCGGATGGTGGAGGAGTGGAACCTCAATCTGATCAATGCTTTGCCAGCGACCACCGTTCCTGAGTTCGAAGGACAGTATGGCAAGTTGCACATCGTGCAGCCTACGGAGTGCTGCAAGATCCGTAAGGTGGAGCCGCTGATGCGGTCTCTGGAACCCTTCGACTGGTGGTTTACGGGTCTGCGGCGAGAGCAGTCTCCGACGCGTGCCGGGCTGAAGAAGGTCGAGGAACACACGACCCCGACAGGCAAGACGATGAAGAAGATCAGCATCCTGGCCGACTGGACGATGGCCAGGGTGGATGCCTATGCGGTGGAGCATGGGATTCCCCGGCTGGAGCTCTATGACCGGGGGTATACGAGCATCGGATGCGAGCCCTGCACTGCGATTCCGGCGGCTGGGGCGGACCCTCGCAGCGGGCGCTGGGGTGGGAATAAATTGGAGTGCGGGATCCATACTTTCTCAGAGAAGTTGGCCTGA
- a CDS encoding XdhC family protein: MPERRRIVELWRTGVGRVLVTLVRAEGSSYRRPGARLLLGAGGQYAGTISGGCLETEVTRKASWIVRHGAAVERYSTLFDDTAEIPFGLGCGGTVDLLFEPVETAEAEALLVAMEGALAGKEATVKTWLPEGGLGLRRLVVNATGEVLFRSAGISDDEMTGVYEERFGAPQRLVLIGAGDDARPVAAMGALLGWNVEVLDGRAQLARAERFPGASRVRAVEDLASIPFEERDAVVVMTHSYEQDRAALAALLRVPRLRYVGILGARHRTALLVAEASAMVGVTVEETCGRIHAPIGLDLGGDGPEAIALAIVAEVQASCQGKLPASRRLTPGDVAAQIELGGASRYLSSQCAV; this comes from the coding sequence ATGCCGGAGCGTAGACGCATTGTCGAGTTGTGGCGGACCGGGGTGGGCCGGGTGCTGGTTACGCTGGTGCGGGCGGAGGGGTCCAGCTATCGGCGACCAGGGGCACGTTTGCTGCTTGGTGCCGGGGGGCAGTATGCGGGAACGATCAGTGGTGGGTGTCTGGAGACTGAGGTAACGCGGAAGGCGAGTTGGATTGTCCGGCATGGGGCTGCGGTCGAGCGGTACTCGACGCTGTTCGACGATACAGCGGAGATTCCGTTTGGTCTGGGGTGCGGGGGGACGGTCGATCTGCTGTTTGAGCCGGTAGAGACGGCTGAGGCGGAGGCTTTGCTGGTGGCAATGGAAGGGGCCCTCGCAGGGAAGGAGGCTACGGTCAAGACATGGTTGCCGGAGGGTGGGCTGGGGTTGCGGCGGCTTGTGGTGAATGCGACGGGTGAGGTTTTGTTTCGGTCGGCTGGGATTTCGGATGATGAGATGACTGGGGTGTATGAGGAGCGGTTTGGGGCTCCGCAGCGGCTGGTGTTGATTGGGGCAGGGGACGACGCGAGGCCGGTGGCGGCGATGGGGGCGCTGCTCGGATGGAATGTTGAGGTGCTGGATGGGCGTGCGCAACTAGCTCGGGCGGAGCGTTTTCCGGGGGCCTCGCGGGTGCGGGCTGTGGAGGATCTGGCTTCGATCCCGTTCGAGGAGCGGGATGCGGTGGTGGTGATGACGCATAGCTACGAGCAAGACCGGGCAGCGCTGGCGGCGTTGTTGCGGGTGCCGAGGTTGCGGTATGTGGGGATTCTGGGGGCCAGGCATAGGACGGCGCTGCTCGTGGCGGAGGCTTCGGCGATGGTGGGGGTGACGGTGGAGGAGACGTGTGGGCGGATTCATGCGCCGATCGGGCTGGACCTGGGCGGGGATGGTCCGGAGGCGATTGCGCTGGCGATTGTGGCGGAGGTGCAGGCTTCGTGCCAGGGGAAGCTTCCGGCGTCGCGGAGGCTGACGCCGGGGGATGTGGCGGCACAGATTGAGCTTGGTGGTGCGAGCCGGTATTTGTCTTCGCAGTGCGCGGTATGA
- a CDS encoding nucleotidyltransferase family protein translates to MKAAVILAGGSSSRLGEPKQLVRIGGETLLDRTVRVAREAGCDPVVVVLGASAARVEEACALEGAVVLENELWGEGMGSSLRMGIAAVRDLDGAVVMTCDMPAVTAGHLLGLMAAGGRMASRYGGRNGVPGYFPAEDFEELLRVTGDVGARELLRGAAALELAAGEMDLDTEEDLERVRMVFGE, encoded by the coding sequence ATGAAGGCTGCGGTGATTCTGGCGGGGGGAAGCTCGTCGCGGCTGGGGGAGCCGAAGCAGCTTGTGCGGATTGGCGGGGAGACGTTGCTGGACCGGACGGTGAGGGTGGCTCGGGAGGCAGGGTGCGATCCGGTGGTAGTGGTGCTGGGGGCTTCGGCGGCGCGGGTGGAAGAGGCGTGTGCGCTGGAGGGAGCGGTGGTGCTGGAGAATGAGCTCTGGGGCGAGGGGATGGGGTCGTCGCTGCGGATGGGGATTGCGGCGGTGAGGGATTTGGATGGGGCGGTGGTGATGACGTGCGATATGCCGGCGGTAACGGCAGGGCATTTGCTGGGGCTGATGGCGGCTGGGGGGAGGATGGCTTCGCGGTACGGGGGAAGGAATGGGGTTCCGGGTTATTTTCCGGCGGAAGATTTTGAGGAGTTGCTGCGGGTGACCGGGGATGTGGGGGCGAGGGAGCTTTTGCGGGGGGCTGCGGCTCTGGAGCTGGCGGCTGGGGAGATGGATCTGGATACGGAGGAGGATCTGGAGCGGGTGAGGATGGTGTTTGGGGAGTAG
- a CDS encoding glycosyltransferase yields MVTSVGTMTDKKTSFIASFPSNTCIIIPTYNAARYWDSLHSALTKQGVESDQVLIIDSSSTDGTAALVRSAGFQLKVIPTESFRHGATRQMAAKMASWADFLVYLTQDALPSDADSIQKLLDAFADPDVGGVYGRQLPRESADPIERHSRLFNYTEVSQVRTSGSRAEMGMKAAFFSNSFAAYRRKALDAVGGFPNVILSEDCTVAARMLLADWKIVYQADAKVIHSHGLSIRKEFSRYFDIGVHHGQEKWFIEQFGTPQGEGVRFVKSELSFLRKHGYAFIPLALFRTVSKYVAYRLGLHEADLPMGLVDMISAHPHYWQDRRLDELAKQMEIEVHSRTPHVPRP; encoded by the coding sequence ATGGTGACCTCTGTAGGGACAATGACCGACAAAAAAACCTCCTTCATCGCCTCCTTCCCAAGCAATACCTGCATCATCATCCCCACCTACAACGCGGCTCGATACTGGGATAGCCTTCACTCGGCCTTGACGAAGCAAGGGGTAGAGAGCGATCAAGTTCTTATCATCGATTCATCGTCCACGGACGGTACTGCTGCTCTTGTGCGGTCTGCGGGTTTTCAACTGAAGGTGATCCCGACAGAGAGCTTCCGTCACGGGGCGACTCGCCAGATGGCAGCGAAGATGGCTTCGTGGGCAGACTTTCTTGTTTATCTCACGCAAGACGCGCTTCCGTCCGATGCGGATTCGATTCAAAAGCTGCTGGACGCGTTCGCCGATCCCGATGTGGGCGGCGTGTATGGGCGTCAGCTTCCGCGGGAATCTGCCGATCCGATCGAGCGCCACTCGCGCCTGTTTAATTACACCGAAGTCTCCCAGGTGCGCACTTCGGGGAGTCGGGCCGAGATGGGAATGAAGGCGGCCTTCTTTTCAAATAGCTTTGCTGCGTATCGACGCAAAGCGCTCGATGCTGTGGGTGGATTTCCGAATGTCATCCTCTCGGAAGATTGCACGGTCGCGGCACGGATGCTGTTGGCGGACTGGAAGATCGTCTACCAAGCGGATGCGAAGGTTATTCACTCTCATGGACTTTCGATACGCAAGGAGTTTTCTCGGTACTTCGATATCGGCGTTCATCATGGGCAGGAAAAGTGGTTTATCGAGCAATTTGGTACTCCACAGGGCGAGGGGGTGCGTTTCGTCAAGTCAGAGCTTAGTTTTCTGCGAAAGCATGGATACGCCTTCATCCCGCTCGCGCTCTTTCGTACCGTAAGCAAATACGTCGCCTACCGGCTTGGGCTTCATGAAGCAGATCTGCCTATGGGGCTGGTGGACATGATCTCTGCGCATCCTCATTACTGGCAGGATCGCCGACTGGATGAGCTTGCGAAACAGATGGAGATTGAGGTGCATAGCCGTACCCCGCATGTGCCCAGGCCCTAG
- a CDS encoding capsule assembly Wzi family protein has product MQEQLIDPLRVEFCGKRGNMDPVVIRTVSLNQSQYGVWKIIAPTRRRFPNPPEKGFFGMKSVISRPLSFSVFALCILLSTKSTALQGQTISKADWEFLPLPNRSLPFSTMSVNFKGHETDFLSPISGVTVVPAPSSEVQATKPTWSSLGKVSPDDSTWDVSARDRIGSPNVPMDSWIYPALERLGALGLIPSQNASIRPWTRQECLRQVREVEEAVGSFGLSDSVNEEGLRILSDLQKELAEPEDRNGIVLESAYTRYGVIAGPALTDGFHFGQTWWNDFGRPLRQGGSVIAGYSVRAVTGRYFAYIRQEAQQTPGTPALTLAQGQFLNDLDNLPFGTPVVPTPYLPTPAMAAYLRQRPLEMYAGMAFKGNTLSFGKQAIFWGLNTMGPWSFSSNAEPTYNLRLTASRPRPFPFFPLLGTYRYDFVFGKLSGHKYPARPYFNGAKIDLTFGSSVEMSFSSWSILWGVGHPMTLRSLKRNLFSFDSTGTNFGYGDRLDPGDRKSGFDFRYRVPGLRNVVTVYADAYADDEPNPLDAPRRVAWAPGIYLARLPYLPHMDFRFEVASSEELSQDEGHGGRFFINNQYRDGNTNKGFLLGNAVGRDGRAYEGRTGYWFSARSRVEVGYRQRVVSENFLAGGGTTTDVFLNASHAINSEWSAQVFAQYERHFIPTLESVAHHNESGWLQITWNPKLHLNR; this is encoded by the coding sequence ATGCAAGAGCAGTTGATTGATCCGCTGCGAGTCGAGTTTTGCGGAAAGCGGGGGAATATGGATCCGGTCGTAATTCGGACCGTTTCCCTAAATCAATCGCAATACGGAGTGTGGAAAATCATCGCCCCGACAAGAAGGCGCTTCCCTAATCCTCCCGAGAAAGGCTTTTTCGGAATGAAATCGGTCATCTCTCGCCCGCTTTCTTTTTCGGTGTTTGCTCTTTGCATTCTGTTGTCGACGAAGAGCACAGCGCTTCAGGGGCAAACTATATCAAAGGCGGATTGGGAGTTCTTGCCGCTGCCGAACCGCAGCCTGCCGTTTTCGACGATGAGTGTGAACTTCAAAGGCCACGAAACAGACTTCCTGAGTCCGATTTCCGGGGTGACGGTTGTACCTGCTCCTTCCAGCGAGGTCCAAGCCACAAAGCCTACGTGGAGTTCACTCGGAAAGGTTTCTCCCGATGACTCTACCTGGGATGTGTCAGCGAGGGACCGCATCGGATCGCCCAATGTTCCGATGGATAGTTGGATCTATCCGGCTTTGGAACGTCTTGGCGCTTTGGGGCTTATTCCATCGCAAAATGCTTCCATCAGACCCTGGACGCGGCAAGAGTGCCTGCGACAGGTCAGAGAGGTTGAAGAAGCTGTAGGATCCTTCGGCCTGAGCGACTCCGTCAATGAGGAGGGGCTTCGAATTTTGTCGGACCTGCAGAAAGAGTTGGCCGAACCGGAAGACCGCAACGGAATCGTTCTGGAATCAGCCTACACACGCTACGGTGTCATTGCCGGTCCAGCGTTGACGGATGGTTTTCATTTTGGTCAGACTTGGTGGAATGATTTCGGACGCCCCCTGCGTCAGGGAGGAAGCGTGATTGCGGGTTATTCCGTGCGCGCCGTTACGGGGCGATACTTTGCCTATATCCGTCAGGAGGCGCAGCAGACACCTGGTACACCCGCGTTGACTCTGGCACAGGGACAGTTCCTCAATGATCTGGACAACCTCCCCTTCGGAACTCCTGTGGTCCCTACGCCGTATCTTCCGACTCCCGCAATGGCTGCCTACCTGCGTCAGCGCCCCCTTGAAATGTATGCGGGTATGGCGTTCAAGGGCAATACGCTTTCCTTTGGGAAGCAGGCGATTTTCTGGGGTTTGAATACCATGGGACCGTGGTCTTTTTCGAGCAATGCAGAACCAACCTATAATCTGCGTTTGACGGCGAGTCGCCCACGCCCTTTCCCCTTTTTCCCCTTGCTTGGAACGTATCGCTACGACTTTGTCTTTGGGAAACTGTCCGGTCACAAATATCCGGCGCGTCCATACTTCAACGGTGCGAAGATCGATCTGACCTTCGGCAGCAGTGTTGAGATGAGCTTCAGTTCGTGGTCGATTTTGTGGGGTGTTGGCCACCCGATGACGCTCCGCAGCCTAAAACGGAATCTATTCAGCTTCGATTCGACTGGGACCAATTTCGGTTATGGAGATCGTCTCGACCCAGGTGACCGAAAGAGCGGCTTTGACTTTCGTTATCGTGTCCCTGGGCTTCGGAATGTCGTTACGGTCTATGCCGATGCCTACGCTGACGATGAGCCAAATCCCCTCGACGCACCACGGCGTGTGGCTTGGGCCCCAGGCATCTATTTGGCACGTCTGCCGTATCTTCCCCATATGGACTTTCGTTTTGAGGTGGCAAGCTCAGAGGAACTCAGCCAGGATGAGGGTCACGGTGGTAGGTTTTTCATCAACAACCAGTATCGCGACGGGAACACGAACAAAGGCTTTCTGCTTGGCAATGCCGTTGGCCGGGATGGGCGCGCCTACGAGGGGCGAACCGGATATTGGTTTTCTGCCAGGTCACGTGTTGAGGTGGGCTACAGGCAGAGAGTCGTGAGCGAAAACTTTCTCGCGGGGGGTGGAACTACGACCGATGTATTTCTGAATGCGTCTCATGCCATCAACTCCGAATGGTCGGCACAGGTCTTTGCGCAATATGAGCGTCATTTCATTCCAACACTCGAATCGGTTGCTCACCACAATGAGAGCGGATGGCTCCAGATCACGTGGAATCCGAAGCTGCATCTGAATCGCTAG
- a CDS encoding polysaccharide biosynthesis/export family protein produces the protein MKRRAAASLAFCGFLAFSHPSGALASSFYQTGQGSLQQQAPAQTQSSDPSQDNGRSSLDDTSGPTLRAAPVLNPTQDPAGTTQLLQDQLADRDKSPQGRTAQGPPVQLSDFQRLVAASVGKVLPIYGANLFLNVPSTFAPVNRIPVTPDYVIGPGDELLIHAWGQVSLDGHFTVDRSGSVYIPRVGTVHVAGIPFDKITDFLRSQMSRLFQNFDLNINMGQLRSIQIFVVGEAKRPGSYTVSSLSTLVNAIFSSGGPTSTGSMRNIQVRRGKETIATFDFYDLLLKGDKSKDIALASGDVVYIPPVGPMVALAGSFDKPALYELKNESTIKDAIALSGGLATLARRRQIRIERVRQLEDTRSIEDVTLDDAGLSTPLLDGDILEVSPIIDRFKDAVTLRGNVANPRRFAWHPGMHIRDLIPDKEALLTREYWQQKNQLGLPILDPNEDIRRYAPDAPIAQVNGTGIAPSPTNSALALPNALDSDTNVHGVPSNGIPNRRATEDARTSGLTRSASVSLHNNASPEPSTSSPSGSAPTAASVSSAVTGVAGRFPVKNSVLLSAPEIDWAYAVIERTDKNDLRSHLLPFNLGRAILDGDPSQNLELQQGDVVTIFSKADIRVPQDQQTKLVRLEGEFMASGIYTAGPDENLRQLVARAGGITTKAYLYGSEFMRESARVIQQQRLNEYADDLERRVKLAEANSASNALNPQDQIADIAALQKARSIAAGLREVKASGRVVLSIRPDSNSLDDIPELPLEDGDTFVLPQRPLSIGVYGSVYTPTQFLYDTHRRARDYIHLAGGSTRTADTARSYIIRADGSVVSRQFSTALFTGNFESTHLFPGDTVVVPEQVNKRPLLRNLVDVATIVGQFGLGIAAINVLK, from the coding sequence ATGAAACGACGCGCAGCGGCGAGCCTTGCTTTCTGCGGCTTTCTCGCATTTTCTCACCCGTCCGGCGCGTTAGCATCGAGCTTCTACCAGACTGGCCAAGGCTCCCTTCAGCAACAGGCCCCTGCCCAGACACAAAGTTCAGATCCGTCGCAAGACAATGGACGCTCATCTCTTGACGACACATCCGGGCCAACCCTCCGTGCTGCACCCGTGCTCAACCCGACCCAGGATCCTGCTGGCACCACCCAACTCCTGCAGGATCAGCTCGCCGACCGGGATAAAAGTCCCCAAGGTCGAACGGCACAGGGGCCCCCCGTCCAGCTCAGCGACTTTCAACGTCTAGTCGCCGCATCTGTCGGTAAAGTTCTTCCAATCTACGGCGCAAACCTTTTCCTCAATGTTCCATCGACATTTGCTCCCGTAAACCGAATTCCGGTGACCCCCGACTACGTAATCGGTCCTGGGGATGAACTCTTAATTCATGCATGGGGCCAGGTCTCACTGGACGGACACTTCACGGTTGACCGTTCCGGTTCTGTCTATATCCCAAGGGTAGGCACAGTACACGTCGCCGGAATTCCATTTGACAAGATCACCGATTTCCTCCGCTCCCAGATGAGCCGCCTCTTCCAGAACTTCGATCTGAACATCAATATGGGCCAGCTTCGCTCGATCCAGATCTTTGTCGTGGGCGAAGCGAAGCGTCCCGGAAGCTATACCGTCAGTTCCCTGAGCACACTCGTAAACGCAATCTTCTCCAGCGGTGGCCCAACCTCCACCGGTAGTATGCGCAACATCCAGGTGAGGAGAGGCAAGGAAACGATCGCAACCTTCGATTTTTATGACCTCTTGCTCAAGGGCGACAAATCGAAAGATATCGCACTTGCTTCGGGTGACGTCGTCTATATCCCCCCAGTCGGTCCTATGGTTGCTTTAGCGGGAAGCTTCGATAAACCGGCCTTATACGAACTCAAAAACGAGTCGACGATCAAGGATGCTATCGCTCTAAGCGGAGGTCTCGCGACGCTAGCGCGACGCCGTCAAATCCGGATCGAACGCGTCCGCCAGCTTGAAGATACTCGTTCAATCGAAGATGTCACTCTGGACGACGCGGGACTCTCCACCCCACTGCTTGACGGAGATATCCTTGAGGTCTCTCCCATCATCGATCGCTTCAAGGACGCAGTCACCCTCCGCGGTAACGTCGCAAATCCGAGAAGGTTTGCGTGGCATCCAGGCATGCACATTCGGGACCTGATCCCCGACAAAGAAGCGCTCTTGACCCGAGAATACTGGCAGCAAAAGAATCAACTCGGATTACCGATCCTCGACCCAAATGAAGACATCCGCCGCTATGCCCCCGACGCTCCCATAGCGCAGGTTAATGGAACGGGGATTGCGCCTTCTCCGACCAACTCAGCGCTTGCTCTGCCAAACGCCTTGGACAGCGATACCAATGTCCACGGTGTGCCTTCCAACGGCATTCCCAACCGCAGAGCGACTGAGGATGCAAGGACATCCGGCCTCACCCGAAGTGCCTCGGTCTCCCTCCACAACAATGCTTCCCCCGAGCCATCCACAAGTTCCCCGTCGGGTTCGGCCCCCACCGCCGCCTCGGTGAGTTCCGCTGTAACCGGTGTAGCGGGGCGATTTCCCGTCAAGAACTCGGTGCTCCTAAGCGCACCCGAAATCGATTGGGCCTACGCTGTCATCGAGCGAACAGACAAGAACGATCTTCGTTCCCACCTTCTTCCGTTCAATCTTGGACGAGCCATTCTCGACGGCGATCCATCACAAAACTTGGAACTCCAACAAGGTGACGTCGTGACAATCTTTTCCAAAGCGGACATTCGTGTACCCCAGGATCAGCAGACGAAACTGGTTCGCCTTGAGGGCGAATTTATGGCATCAGGGATCTACACCGCAGGCCCGGATGAGAATCTACGCCAGCTTGTCGCGAGGGCCGGCGGCATTACGACGAAAGCCTACCTCTATGGCTCAGAGTTTATGCGCGAGTCTGCACGGGTGATCCAGCAGCAACGTCTAAATGAGTATGCCGACGATCTAGAGAGACGAGTCAAACTCGCCGAAGCAAACAGCGCTTCCAACGCGCTCAACCCTCAGGATCAGATCGCCGATATTGCTGCCCTGCAAAAGGCCCGCTCTATTGCAGCAGGCCTACGGGAAGTCAAAGCAAGTGGACGGGTCGTTCTTTCGATTCGTCCCGATAGCAATAGCCTGGATGACATCCCGGAATTACCTCTTGAAGACGGAGATACCTTTGTACTTCCTCAGAGGCCACTCAGCATCGGTGTATACGGCTCCGTGTATACACCCACTCAGTTCCTTTACGACACGCACCGCAGAGCACGTGATTACATCCATCTTGCCGGCGGAAGCACACGGACAGCTGATACAGCAAGAAGTTACATTATCAGAGCCGATGGGTCCGTGGTCAGCCGACAATTCTCCACCGCTCTCTTCACTGGCAACTTTGAATCGACGCACCTCTTCCCGGGAGACACTGTGGTCGTTCCCGAGCAGGTGAACAAACGTCCCCTTCTCCGCAATCTCGTGGATGTTGCAACGATCGTAGGACAGTTCGGTTTGGGAATTGCGGCAATCAACGTATTGAAGTAG
- a CDS encoding GumC family protein, translating to MNEQGWSAARAAEDKHPLDDRSQSQVQHDAEINLADVFATLNRARWTVARSTLSLLLISVVTAFALPVQYASIAQFIPPSNGSSASSALAGQLSALAPAGLLGAVKSSGDLYAGILKSRSIADELVRQFNLREVYGVKRDSDAVKRLGSHTAVLVGMKDTIITLTVTDKSPERARDLANAYLDALRETNGRLALTESSQRRLFFDQQLAKEKNDLEEAEVSLKEVKEQSGLIAPSGQAALEIETIAKTKAQIASRQIELSDLRQSSTEQNPEVIRLRGVIADLQGQLARLQNGNGKLEPGDIPTSKVPQIQLEYVRREREVKYHEALFEMIAKQDEVAHMDELRDSPLLQVLDTASYPDHRASPPRTLIMVAGFSVGLFGSCLWVLWRRYGVAIQSSLRNSTSIQQ from the coding sequence ATGAATGAGCAAGGCTGGTCTGCCGCGCGTGCGGCAGAAGATAAGCATCCTCTAGACGACCGATCTCAATCGCAAGTCCAGCATGATGCTGAAATAAATCTTGCCGATGTGTTTGCGACGTTGAATCGTGCCCGATGGACGGTTGCACGTAGTACTTTGAGTCTGTTACTCATCTCGGTTGTCACGGCGTTTGCACTCCCCGTTCAATATGCATCCATCGCCCAGTTCATACCACCATCAAATGGGAGCAGTGCCTCTTCCGCGTTGGCGGGACAGTTGTCCGCACTGGCTCCGGCAGGCTTGTTGGGGGCGGTAAAGAGTTCAGGGGATCTTTATGCCGGTATCCTCAAGAGCCGATCGATTGCGGACGAACTGGTACGACAGTTCAATCTGCGCGAGGTTTATGGAGTCAAACGCGATAGCGATGCCGTGAAACGTCTCGGTAGCCATACGGCGGTGCTGGTTGGGATGAAAGACACCATCATTACGCTGACTGTTACCGATAAAAGTCCAGAGCGCGCGAGAGATCTCGCGAACGCATATCTCGACGCCTTGCGAGAGACAAACGGTCGTCTGGCTCTGACAGAATCCTCGCAGCGGCGCCTCTTCTTCGATCAGCAGCTGGCGAAAGAGAAGAATGATCTCGAGGAAGCTGAGGTGAGTCTTAAAGAGGTGAAAGAGCAATCTGGCCTGATCGCTCCCAGTGGTCAGGCTGCATTGGAGATTGAGACCATTGCGAAGACCAAAGCGCAGATTGCGTCAAGGCAAATTGAGCTTTCCGACTTGCGCCAGTCTTCAACGGAGCAAAACCCGGAAGTGATTCGCCTACGAGGGGTGATTGCGGACCTGCAAGGACAATTGGCGCGTCTCCAAAACGGTAATGGAAAGCTTGAGCCGGGAGATATTCCAACATCGAAGGTTCCTCAAATTCAATTGGAGTACGTTCGGCGAGAGCGCGAGGTCAAGTACCACGAGGCGTTATTTGAAATGATTGCGAAGCAAGATGAAGTGGCGCATATGGACGAACTTCGGGACTCGCCGCTTCTCCAGGTTCTTGATACGGCGTCTTATCCGGACCACAGAGCATCACCACCGCGGACTCTTATTATGGTGGCGGGATTCAGTGTTGGTTTGTTCGGCAGTTGCCTTTGGGTTCTTTGGCGCAGATACGGGGTAGCGATACAGTCTTCTCTCAGGAACTCGACATCAATACAGCAATAG